One genomic window of Mangifera indica cultivar Alphonso unplaced genomic scaffold, CATAS_Mindica_2.1 Un_0018, whole genome shotgun sequence includes the following:
- the LOC123205865 gene encoding flavonoid 3',5'-hydroxylase 1-like, which yields MTLLQDSFLLEEGLALVLLFFITRFFVHSLFRRSRPPLPPEPQGFPIVGALPLIGSQPHVGLAKMAKKYGPIMYLKFGSQDMVVASTPEAAKAFLKNQDLNFSNRPTDAGVHHMAYDGQDMVNAEYGPRWTLLRKVCNTHMFGSKAMENWAHFRVSEVGLMLQDLLEANRKGEPVLMPTMLSYLTANVIGQVVLSRRVFATNSSESDEFKVLVVEMMKYAAVLLVGDIIPALGFLDRGTQQKMKKLHKQVDSMITKMIEEHIATSHEHKEHPDVLDTILTYGDKPDDERLSNDNINGLLLNLFVAGTDTSSSIIEWALTEMLMNPTIFKKAHEEMDKVIGRGRRLEEADIPKLPYLQAICKETLRKHPPTPLNLPRLSSEDCIVNGYFIPKNTRLQVNIWAIGRDPDVWENPLEFAPERFLSEKNKKIDPRGNDFELIPFGARRRMCAGVRMGMVQVEYVLGSLIHSFDWKLPEGVKELDMEEIFGLTLQKAVPLSAMVSPRLAPGAYV from the exons ATGACACTACTCCAAGACTCCTTCCTGCTGGAGGAGGGCCTTGCCTTGGTTCTCCTCTTCTTCATAACACGCTTTTTCGTTCATTCTCTCTTCAGGAGATCAAGACCACCGCTCCCTCCAGAACCACAGGGGTTTCCCATCGTCGGCGCCCTCCCCCTCATAGGCAGCCAGCCCCATGTCGGCTTAGCCAAAATGGCCAAAAAGTACGGCCCAATCATGTATCTGAAATTCGGAAGCCAAGACATGGTGGTGGCCTCAACCCCGGAAGCCGCTAAAGCCTTCCTCAAAAACCAGGATCTCAATTTCTCAAACCGTCCAACCGATGCAGGCGTCCACCATATGGCCTATGACGGACAAGACATGGTTAACGCTGAATATGGACCCAGATGGACATTGCTGCGCAAAGTGTGTAATACTCATATGTTTGGTAGTAAAGCCATGGAAAATTGGGCACATTTTCGGGTGTCCGAGGTCGGCCTCATGCTTCAGGATTTGCTTGAGGCTAACCGGAAAGGCGAGCCCGTATTGATGCCTACAATGTTATCGTATCTTACGGCGAATGTGATCGGACAGGTGGTTCTCAGCCGTCGTGTTTTTGCAACAAATAGTTCGGAATCGGATGAGTTTAAGGTTCTGGTTGTGGAGATGATGAAGTATGCAGCGGTTTTATTGGTGGGGGATATCATTCCGGCCTTGGGTTTCTTGGACAGAGGCACCCAgcagaaaatgaagaaattacaCAAACAAGTCGATTCCATGATAACGAAGATGATTGAGGAACATATTGCCACCAGTCATGAGCATAAAGAACACCCTGATGTGCTTGACACTATTTTGACTTACGGAGACAAGCCAGACGACGAAAGACTTAGTAACGATAACATCAACGGACTCCTCCTG AACTTATTTGTGGCCGGCACGGATACATCATCGAGCATCATCGAATGGGCCCTGACGGAGATGTTGATGAATCCAACCATCTTTAAGAAGGCACACGAGGAGATGGATAAAGTAATCGGAAGAGGCCGGAGGCTCGAAGAAGCTGACATTCCGAAGCTCCCATACTTACAAGCCATATGCAAAGAAACCTTAAGAAAACACCCCCCAACACCACTCAATCTGCCTCGCCTCTCATCCGAAGATTGCATTGTAAACGGCTACTTCATCCCCAAAAACACTCGCCTCCAAGTAAACATTTGGGCAATCGGCCGCGACCCCGACGTGTGGGAGAACCCATTAGAGTTTGCACCAGAGCGGTTTttgagtgaaaagaataagaagatTGATCCTCGAGGAAACGACTTCGAGTTGATCCCATTTGGAGCTCGAAGAAGAATGTGTGCTGGAGTGAGAATGGGAATGGTTCAAGTTGAGTACGTTTTGGGAAGCTTAATTCATTCGTTTGACTGGAAATTACCAGAGGGAGTTAAAGAGTTAGACATGGAAGAAATTTTCGGCCTCACACTGCAAAAAGCTGTGCCTCTTTCGGCTATGGTTTCCCCAAGACTTGCCCCGGGTGCCTATGTTTAA